The following proteins come from a genomic window of Falco peregrinus isolate bFalPer1 chromosome 16, bFalPer1.pri, whole genome shotgun sequence:
- the DEF6 gene encoding differentially expressed in FDCP 6 homolog has protein sequence MALQLRASPAAQGCRGRRFPGTGSSASTEPPLPSPPVAMDLRAELLKSIWYAFTALDVEKSGKVSKSQLKVLSHNLYTVLCIPHDPVALEEHFRDDDDGPVSSQGYMPYLNKYILDKVEEGAFVKENFDELCWTLTAKKNYKPDRNGNSVISHQDAFRLWCLFNFLSEDKYPLVMVPDEVEYLLKKICTAMNVELNSGELDDYLSQEPQGQGGLTVWQFLDMVNSGRFLRGIEQEAVSMAVEEVYQEVIEDVLKQGYLWKKGQLRRNWSERWFTLKPSVLSYYMSEERKEKKGSIALDKHCCVEVLPDRDGKRCMFCVKTSSRTYEMSASDTRQRQEWTLAIQTAIRLQAEGKKSLHKDLKQKRREQREQREQRKAAKEEETQRLKQLQEEKERKLQELELLKEAQRQAEILLQEEEQRRRQQHEEMQRTLEIQLQEAEQARASMQAEMVLKEAEAERQRKRILELEDMQERLQEALQQEVKARQDEESVRYAQARLLAEEEEKLKQLMKLKEEQEEYIIKTQREKQVLKQEMENKNKCLEEAQKQLEEVRVNRQRVDQDVMAAQRKLRQASTNVKHWNVQMNRLMHPIGPGDKRTNVSAGGFAGYQPFLSQRDSSLKLKQKVEDKGSDPTTDNGKENVSNGGNSGVPPPPDADPMATEPTN, from the exons ATGGCGCTCCAGCTTCGCGCGTCCCCCGCCGCCCAAGGCTGCCGAGGCAGGCGGTTTCCTGGAACCGGATCCTCGGCCTCGACAGAGCCGCCTCTGCCATCGCCGCCTGTAGCCATGGACCTGCGAGCGGAGCTGCTCAAGTCCATCTGGTACGCCTTCACCGCCCTGGATGTGGAGAAGAGCGGCAAGGTCTCCAAATCCCAGCTCAAA GTGCTGTCTCACAACCTGTACACGGTGCTGTGCATCCCCCACGACCCCGTGGCGCTGGAAGAGCATTTCCGCGATGACGACGACGGGCCggtgtccagccagggttaCATGCCGTACCTCAACAAGTACATCCTGGACAAG GTGGAGGAAGGTGCTTTTGTCAAAGAAAACTTTGATGAGCTCTGCTGGACCCTGACGGCGAAGAAGAATTACAAGCCTGACCGCAATGGGAATAGCGTTATATCCCACCAAGATGCCTTCAGGCTCTGGTGTCTCTTCAACTTTCTGTCTGAAGACAAATACCCTCTCGTCATGGTGCCAGATGAG GTGGAGTACCTGCTGAAGAAGATCTGCACAGCCATGAACGTGGAGCTGAACTCTGGCGAGCTGGATGACTACCTCTCCCAGGAGccgcaggggcagggggggctgaCGGTCTGGCAGTTCCTGGACATGGTGAACTCGGGGCGGTTCCTGCGCGGCATTGAGCAGGAGGCCGTCAGCATGGCCGTGGAGGAGGTGTACCAGGAGGTCATTGAGGACGTGCTCAAACAG GGCTACCTCTGGAAGAAGGGCCAGCTGAGGAGGAACTGGTCGGAGCGGTGGTTCACGCTCAAGCCCAGTGTCCTGTCCTACTACATGAGCGAGGAGCGGAAGGAGAAGAAGGGGAGCATCGCGCTGGACAAGCACTGCTGCGTGGAG GTGCTCCCCGACCGAGATGGGAAGAGGTGCATGTTCTGCGTGAAGACCTCCTCCCGCACCTACGAGATGAGCGCCTCCGACACCCGGCAGCGCCAGGAGTGGACCCTAG ccatcCAGACGGCCATCCGGCTGCAGGCTGAGGGCAAGAAGTCCCTGCACAAAGACCTGAAGCAGAAGCGCCGGGAGCAGCGGGAGCAACGGGAGCAGCGCAAGGCGGCCAAGGAGGAGGAGACGCAGCGGCTCAAGCAACtccaggaggagaaggagaggaagctgcaggagctggagctgctgaaggAGGCCCAGCGGCAGGCAGAGATActcctgcaggaggaggagcagcgGCGGAGGCAGCAGCATGAGGAGATGCAGAGGACCCTGGAGatccagctgcaggaggctgagcag GCTCGCGCCTCCATGCAGGCAGAGATGGTCCTGAaggaagcagaggcagagcGGCAGCGCAAGCGCATCCTGGAGCTGGAAGACATGCAGGAGCGTCTCCAGGaagccctgcagcaggaggtgaaAGCACGGCAGGACGAGGAGTCCGTGAGATACGCACAGGCCAG GCTACtggctgaggaagaggagaagctgAAGCAGCTGATGAAGCTGAAGGAGGAGCAAGAGGAGTATATCATCAAAACTCAGCGGGAGAAGCAAGTCCTCAAGCAGGAGATGGAGAACAAGAACAAGTGTCTAGAAGaggcacagaagcagctggaagaagtgAGAGTGAACAGGCAGCGGGTGGACCAAGACGTCATG GCAGCCCAGCGGAAGCTGCGACAGGCCAGCACCAACGTCAAGCACTGGAACGTCCAGATGAACCGGCTGATGCACCCCATCGGGCCTGGAG ACAAGCGTACAAACGTGAGCGCAGGAGGCTTTGCTGGCTACCAACCCTTCCTCTCCCAGAGGGATTCTTCTCTCAAGCTCAAGCAGAAAGTGGAGGATAAAGGCAGCGACCCCACAACGGACAACGGCAAGGAAAACGTGAGCAACGGTGGGAACAGTGGCGTGCCACCACCTCCGGATGCGGACCCCATGGCCACAGAGCCCACCAACTAG
- the ZNF76 gene encoding zinc finger protein 76: MESLGLQAVTLSDGTTAYIQQAVKGEKLLEGQVIELEDGTTAYIHQMTVQKESVAFEDGQPVMLEDGSMAYIHSTIKESYDPSTFETIQLEDGSTAYIHHPVIIPPGSTILEVQVETGLEELAGEEKGDAFDVKTVGALETYTSKVSDEEEEEVTDTCHMKSDNSSNVPSQDLQEEEVHSSENGQQVSSKAFRCGYKGCGRLYTTANHLKVHERAHTGDRPYTCVFPSCGKGFTTGYSLKSHMRTHTGEKPYKCPEDMCSKAFKTSGDLQKHIRTHTGERPFKCSFVGCGRSFTTSNIRKVHMRTHTGERPYMCPEPSCGRGFTSATNYKNHMRIHTGEKPYMCTVPDCGKRFTEYSSLYKHHVVHTHCKPYTCNSCGKTYRQTSTLAMHKRSSHGELEVIEESEEAFYEQHQLEAAATDRDFPDNSKCIAFLSELGAEEEEDGMLTHVSLITQGGTEPVSVLQKDLQALGSAISMVTQSGALAVPREELAGDDTHTVTVTHTDGAEMQPVTIVTSGAVMAEESAATSLCHQQVALVATTNGTHITVQLEDQPSLEEAMSMTTVAIQYEPVTLDEALAENGC, from the exons ATGGAGAGCTTGGGCTTGCAAGCAGTGACCCTTAGTGACGGGACGACAGCCTACATTCAGCAGGCTGTCAAAG GTGAAAAGCTGCTTGAAGGGCAAGTCATTGAACTGGAAGATGGGACCACAGCTTATATCCATCAGATGACAGTTCAGAAAG agtCTGTGGCTTTTGAAGATGGTCAGCCAGTGATGCTGGAAGATGGCAGTATGGCCTACATACACAGCACAATTAAAG AAAGTTATGACCCCAGCACCTTCGAGACCATCCAGCTGGAGGATGGCTCCACTGCTTACATACATCATCCTGTCATCATCCCACCTGGCAGCACCATCCTGGAAGTGCAGGTGGAAACTGGGCTGGAGGAGTtggctggagaggagaaaggtGATGCCTTTGATGTCAAGACTGTGGGTGCATTAGAGACGTACACCAGTAAG GTGTCTGAcgaagaagaggaggaagtgACAGACACCTGCCATATGAAGAGTGACAACTCCAGCAATGTCCCTTCCCAG GATCTGCAGGAAGAGGAAGTGCACAGCAGTGAAAACGGGCAGCAGGTCAGCAGTAAAGCTTTCCGTTGTGGATACAAAGGCTGTGGCCGGCTCTATACCACCGCCAACCATCTAAAG gtaCATGAACGTGCTCACACAGGTGACCGGCCATATACCTGCGTCTTCCCAAGCTGTGGGAAAGGATTTACTACAG GGTATAGCCTGAAGAGCCACATGAGAACGCATACCGGTGAGAAACCGTACAAGTGCCCGGAAGACATGTGTAGCAAAGCCTTCAAAACCTCTGGTGATCTACAGAAACACATTCGGACCCACACAG GTGAGCGTCCCTTTAAGTGCTCCTTTGTGGGCTGTGGCCGCTCTTTTACCACATCCAACATCCGCAAGGTTCACATGCGAACGCACACAGGCGAGCGGCCGTACATGTGTCCTGAGCCCAGCTGCGGGAGGGGCTTCACCAGTGCCACCAATTACAAGAACCACATGAGAATCCACACAG GAGAGAAGCCGTACATGTGCACTGTGCCAGACTGTGGAAAGCGCTTCACTGAGTACTCCAGCCTCTACAAGCACCACGTGGTCCACACGCATTGCAAGCCCTACACCTGCAATAGCTGTGGGAAGACCTACCGCCAGACCTCCACGCTGGCCATGCACAAGCGCAGCAGCCACGGCGAGCTGGAGGTCATCGAGGAGAGCGAAGAGGCCTTCTACGAACAGCATCAGCTGGAGG CTGCTGCTACTGACAGAGACTTCCCCGACAACAGCAAGTGTATTGCTTTCCTGTCGGAGTTGGgggctgaggaagaggaagatggcATGCTTACACACGTCTCGCTTATCACTCAGGGTGGGACAGAGCCG GTCAGCGTGTTGCAGAAAGACCTGCAGGCCCTGGGCAGTGCCATCAGCATGGTGACGCAGAGCGGTGCCCTCGCTGTGCCCAGGGAGGAGCTGGCAGGTGATGACACACACACCGTGACTGTGACCCACACCGACGGCGCTGAGATGCAGCCG GTTACCATAGTCACGTCGGGGGCAGTCATGGCTGAAGAATCGGCCGCCACATCCCTCTGTCATCAGCAGGTGGCATTGGTGGCTACCACCAACGGCACCCACATCACAGTGCAG CTGGAAGACCAGCCGAGCCTGGAGGAAGCCATGAGTATGACCACAGTAGCAATCCAGTACGAACCTGTAACGCTCGACGAAGCCTTGGCCGAGAATGGATGCTGA
- the RPL10A gene encoding 60S ribosomal protein L10a: MSSKVSRDTLYEAVKEVLQGSKTKKRKFVETVELQISLKNYDPQKDKRFSGTVRLKSTPRPKFSVCLLGDQQHCDEAKAVDIPHMDIEALKKLNKNKKLVKKLAKKYDAFLASESLIKQIPRILGPGLNKAGKFPSLLTHNENLVAKVDEVKSTIKFQMKKVLCLAVAVGHVKMTEDELVYNIHLAINFLVSLLKKNWQNVRALYIKSTMGKPQRLY, translated from the exons atgaG CAGCAAGGTCTCCCGCGACACCCTGTACGAGGCGGTGAaggaggtgctgcagggcagcaagaCCAAGAAGCGCAA GTTTGTGGAGACGGTGGAGCTGCAGATCAGCCTGAAGAACTACGACCCCCAGAAGGACAAGCGCTTCTCCGGCACCGTCAG GCTGAAGTCGACTCCGCGGCCCAAGTTCTCTGTCTGCTTGCTTGGGGACCAGCAGCACTGCGATGAGGCCAAAGCCGTTGACATTCCTCACATGGACATAGAAGCTCTGAAGAAACTCAACAAAAACAAGAAGCTGGTGAAGAAGCTGG CCAAGAAGTACGATGCCTTCCTGGCTTCCGAGTCCTTGATCAAGCAGATTCCTCGAATCCTGGGTCCAGGCCTGAACAAAGCCGGCAAATTCCCTTCTCTCCTCACCCACAATGAAAACCTGGTGGCCAAGGTTGACGAGGTCAAATCTACCATCAAATTTCAGATGAAGAAG GTGCTGTGTCTGGCTGTGGCCGTCGGTCACGTGAAGATGACAGAGGACGAACTGGTCTACAACATCCACCTGGCCATCAACTTCCTGGTGTCCTTGCTGAAGAAGAACTGGCAGAACGTGCGTGCTCTGTATATCAAGAGCACCATGGGGAAGCCCCAGCGCCTCTACTAG